The Magnetococcales bacterium DNA window CGCGTCCGCGCCCAGGATCCCCTCGCCGTTCCCTCTGCCGATTGAATCCATCCGTGCCGGAGCCGCCTGCCCCGGCACGGATGCGACGCTCCCCTTATCGTTCCAGAAGTTTCAATAACATTTGTGGTTGCAGATTGGCCTGCGCCAGAACCGAAATGCCTGCCTGCTGGATAATGGAGTTCTGAGCCATATAGGTGGTTTCCATGGCCACATCGGTATCCATGATGCCGGAACGGGCGGTGGTATAAGCGTCGGCGGTGGCGGTCGAGGTGTTGTAGATCGACTCGAACCGTCTCTGGATGCCGCTCAGTTGCGCGCGGATGGTATTGACCGCATCCAAGGCGCTGTCGGCGATGTCGATGGTGTGGCTGGCGGATGCGGCGGTGCTGACATTCACCGATACGCCATTGGTGCCCATGGCCAATCCCGCCAGACTGGCGGTGGCGATGGTGATCGTGATGACCTCACCGGCATTGGGTCCAATCTGGAACGACTTGTTGGTAAAGTCGCCATCCAGCAGGGTCATGTTGTTGTATTCGGTCGCGGTGGCGATTCTTTGGATCTCGGAGAGCAACTCGGAAACGGTCAGTTGCAACGCCTCCCGGTCGGAACTCGACCGACTGTCGCTGCGGGCTTCCACGGCGATGTCCCGGATGCTCTGGATGGCATTGGTGGTCTCTTCCAAAGCGGTGTAGGCCAGATCGGTCACCGACACCCCCTCATTGGCATTCTGTTTGACCACGTTCAAACTGCGGATCTGGGTCATCATCCGGGTGGCCACAGCCAATCCCCCAACATCGTCCTTGGCCGAATTGATTTTCAACCCGCTGGACAATCTCTGAATGTTCTGACTCAACGCACTGCTGGAGGACTGCACGCTACGGGCGGCCAGCAACGCGGCGATATTGGTATTGATGGAAATGGTCATGACACAAGACTCCCATGAAAGCTGATACGACATAATAGATCAAAGATGCGCACGGGGCGAGTTGATTTCTTCAGACCACTCCCACCCCGGTCCCGTTCCTGTTGCCATCATCATCGACACAGAACAAGACGATCTTAAGTAAAAAATGCACATCTTCGACAATTTTATCAGAAGAAATCAACTTGACAGGGTTGATTTCTTCCAGGTTGGTTGATTTTTTCAGTATAATGCATAGTATTTCTTTTCTCTCAAGTCCAAATCAGGTTCAACCGATAATACCGATAAGGTTTAATTTTTACCTTGTTTTGTAAAAAAATATTTTCTTCATTTTCAACAAATTAACACCGCAACAACCGCCCACCTCCCCCCGCCAGATTCGGCAACCGGCCCACACCACCCCACAACGCCCCCATCGCAGCCCATGCGAAGAAAATTTCATCCCAGGATGATTTTCAACTCATCTCAAAGGAACAAGCCGCCGATAAGATCGATAAGGTGTCATTTGATTCAAGCCCGCCATAGACTGCCAACGCCCCACATCGCGGATGGTCTGCTTCTTGCTTATCTTCGTTCAACGGTGCCCCCCGCACCACCCGAATCTTTTAACACAGGCCATGAACCATCCGCCTCGGAGCCTCCAATGAGACAACGCATCCATGAGACCATGAGCAAAATCGAACAACTGGGATTGACCGAAAACGAATTCAAACGGATTCTGGGCCGCCTGAGCGACACGGAACTGGCGTTGCTGGAACAGATGGCCGCCCTGCATCGACTGGCGGAATCCGAACTGCGCCGCCTACTGGCCATTGTGGACAAGGTCTACGTGCAACTCACAGAGTGCTGCAAGCCCGAGGCTCTCAGAGCCATGGCCACACACACCCGATAAGGCCATCCTCGGATCCGCCATACAAAACGGCCCGTTTTCCCTGTCGCGACACACTGGTCACACGACAAGAAAAACGGGCCGCTCTCCTGACCAAGCCCCCACCTGATGGACCACCCGGCCACCCCGTGAGCGTGGGAAACCCCGATCGGAACCCCTGCTGGTCCAGGCCTCGCATCCCTACCAGGACATGCGGAGGCCGATCATGTACTTGTTGTTTTTATCCGGTTCGCTCTGGGGAGTACAGGACCGGGCCGCGGATCGATCCTCGGAATCGATCCATCCGGTCAGCGCAACCCCCTCTTGCAACTTCAAGGATGAAGACACTTCGCTGCGGGATCCAATCGCGGGTTCGGGAGGTGTGGAAACATTTGCCCCTTTGGCGTCGGAACGCTGCGTCAACTCCCCGAGAGAAGGGAAAAAACGGGACTCCCCCCAGGTCCACGAGGAGAAGAAAAAACCGATCACTCCAACGCCAACCCCAAGACAAGTCACGATTTTCATGGTGTTTCGCCCCTGCCGAAGCGATGCCAAAGGAGATGTCAAACAGACCAATATCCAGGCCCAATCAATAACCGTGCCATGACAAAAAAGATCATTCTTGCAATATGGCATACAAAATGCATAATTATTCCATTATGACTACCCTCTTCGACATCCTCTCCACCGCAACGCGGCCCGTGGAGCCGATAGGGAACCCCTCGCCCATTCCGCCGACCCGTACCCCGTCGGCAGGACGGATCCAGGCCCATGGCACCGAATGTCGGGTGGAGCCGTTTGTCACCCTGCTGGGGAAAGCCAACGAACAACCCCTCCGTTCAACCCGCCTGTCAAAACGACGGGCCTCGGAACGGGGATCGGAGCAGCCTCGGAACGGACCTTCCAACGGGTCGTAGTGGGTCTCAACCCGTCATCCGACGGACCGGGAACATCCAGCCAGTCCGGCAAGCCCTACTCCCCCCACCGCAATTTTTCCCGCAACACCGTATAATGATTGCGATCCGGCGCATGCATCACCCGCAACGTGTGGCTGGAACGACGCACCAGGATCTGATCGCCGTCGGTCAAGGGAAAACCCGCCTGACCATCCAGGGTCAACAGACGGTCCACCCCATTGGCGGTCACGGTGATCCGCACGGTACCGGTTCCCGGCACCACGATGGGGCGGTTGGTCAGGGTGTGGGGGCAGATCGGCACCAGCAGAATGGCGTTCAAGGCCGGATGCACGATAGGGCCTCCCGCCGACAAGGCATAGGCCGTGGAACCGGTGGGAGTCGCGACGATCAGGCCATCGGCCCGGCTGGAAAAAACGAATTGATCGTCCATGGCCACGTCGAACTCCATCATGCGGGCCAACTCCCCCTTGTGGACCACCACATCGTTGAGAACCCGACAGATCAACGGAATCCTGCCGTCACGCACCACCTGCACCGACAGACGCATCCGTTCTTCGATGCGATACTCTCCGGCCAACACCCGCTCCATGGCCGCCAACATGCTATCCCGGGAGGTATCGGTGAGAAATCCCAGCCGTCCCATGTTGACCCCCATCAATGGCACATCCACCTCTTCCACGGCTCTGGCCGCCGCGATGAACGTGCCATCTCCGCCGATCACCACCACCAGATCCTGTCCTTCCGGAAGACGCTCTTGTGACCGTCGTGCGGCGCACCCCTCTGGTATCGACGCTGCCGAGGCGATTTCATTCACCACGGTCACGGTGCGTTCCCGTTCCACCAGCCATTCGGCAAGCAGTCGGGTGGCCTCCAGGGCACGAGGCTCGGATCGTTTGGTGATGATGCCAATATGTCGCATGTCCATTGCATTGTGGCGAGAAGATTAAGGTTGAACCCAGGACAGCCCCAATCCGGTTCCCAACTCTTGCTCAGGCCCGGAGGTTCGTCTTACACTGATAATTTACGCCGTTATCACCCCAGGCAAAAGAGCCGGAGTGGGGCCATGGTTCACTTGAACGGAGTCGTGAATGGAACCTTTACTGGATGTGCAGTCACAACCCGATGATCGACGTTTGGATATCGATCAGGTGGGTGTCAAAGGGATCCGTTATCCCATCGTGGTCAAGGATCGCAGCCGGGGCAAACAACGCACGGTGGCATCGATCAATATGTATGTCAATCTCCCGCACCACTTCAAGGGCACCCACATGTCCCGTTTCCTGGAGGTGCTGGCCGAACACGATGAAGCCATCTCCGTGGACAGCCTGCCGGATTTGCTGCAAAAGGTACGGAAGCGGTTGACCGCCGAAGAGGCCCACATCGAACTGGAATTTCCCTATTTCCTGCGCAAGTCCGCCCCGGTATCGGGAGCGGCGGCGTTGATGGACTACCGGGTACGCTTCGTCGGCACCATGCAGGGAGAAAACTACCAGATGATCCTGGAAGTGATGGTTCCGGTGACCACCCTGTGCCCCTGCTCGAAAGAAATCTCGGAACGCGGCGCCCACAATCAACGTTCCCACGTGACGGTGCGGGTACGTTTCAACCGCTTCGTCTGGGTCGAAGAGATCATCGAACGGGTGGAAGCCAACGCCTCTTGTCAGCTTTATCCGGTACTCAAACGACCGGACGAGAAATATGTCACCGAAATGGCCTACGACAACCCCCGCTTCGTCGAGGACATGGTGCGTTCGGTGGCCGCAGACTTGGAAAACGATCCCCGCATCTCCTGGTTTTCGGTGGCGGCGGAGAATTTTGAATCCATTCACAACCATTCGGCCTATGCCTTCATTCAAAGCGGCCCGGAGAGCGACTCACCATGAGATTCAGCGTCAGTTTGATTCCCACCCTCAAAGAAGCCCCGGTGGAGGCCCATACCGCCTCCCATCGCCTGATGTTGCGCGCCGGTCTGATCCGTCCGTTGGGTTCCGGGATCTACACCTGGTTGCCGTTAGGACTGAAATCTCTGCGCAAGGTCGAAGGCATCGTCCGGGAAGAGATGGATGCCGCCGGCGCCCAGGAGGTGCTCATGCCCGCGGTCCAGCCCGCGGAACTGTGGCGGGAATCGGGACGCTGGGATTTCTATGGCAAGGAACTGTTGCGCCTGATCGACCGCCACGAACGGGAGTTCTGTTTCGGCCCCACCCACGAAGAGGTGATCACCGATCTGGCCCGGCGCGAACTCAAATCCTATCGGCAACTGCCGATCAATTTCTATCAGATCCAGACCAAGTTCCGCGACGAGATCCGTCCCCGTTTCGGCATCATGCGGGGTCGGGAGTTCCTGATGAAGGACGCCTACTCCTTCGACATGGACGCCGCCGGACTGGAAGTCACCTATCGGGGCATGTACGAAACCTATGGACGAATCTTCCGGCGTTGCGGCCTGCGCTTCCGCCCCGTGGAAGCGGATACCGGCAGCATCGGCGGTTCCGCCTCCCATGAATTCCATGTCCTGGCCTCCTCGGGAGAAGATGTCATCGCCTCCTGCTCCCACTGCGACTACGCCGCCAACCTGGAAAAAGCCGCCAGTGGACCCCTGACGGCTCAGACGACCACGCCCGATCCCCAACCCCTGCTCCAGGTGGCCACTCCGGGCAAAAAGACCATCCAGGATGTCAGCGCCTTCTTGCAGGTGGGCATCGAACGACTGGTCAAGACCCTGGTGGTGGAAGGGGATGGTCAACCTTATCTGTTGCTGGTGCGCGGCGACCACGAACTCAACCCCATCAAGGCCGCCGCCGCTCTGGGGGTGCATCAACTGGGGGTGCCGGAACCGGGACGCATCGCCGAATTGACCGGAGGTCTGCCGGTGGGATTCCTCGGGCCGGTGGGTACCGCCCTGCCGGTGCTGGCCGACAGCGCCCTGGAAGGCTCCAACGCTTTCATCTGCGGCGCCAACATCCTGGATCACCACCTCACCGGCGTCACCTGGGATCGGGATCTGCCCCGTCCCCGTTTCGCGGATCTGCGCAACGTAGTCCCGAACGATCCCTGCCCCCGCTGCACCGCAGGACGGCTCGCCCTGGACCGGGGCATCGAGGTAGGACATGTCTTCAAACTCGGGGAGAAATACTCCAAGGCCCTGGGTGTGGCGGTGCTGGATCAGGAAGGCAAGGAGCGCACCCCGATCATGGGATGTTACGGCATCGGGGTATCCCGCATCGTGGCCGCGGCCATCGAGCAAAACCACGACGACAACGGCATCATCTGGCCCGTGGCCCTGGCCCCCTTTGAAGTGGAGATCCTGCTGGCCAACCCCAACGATCCCCTGGCCAAAGAGACCGCCGAAACCCTCTATGCCGACCTGCGCGCCAAGGGAATCGGAGTGCTGCTCGATGACCGGGATGAACGGCTCGGCATCAAGTTCAAGGATGCCGACCTGCTGGGCTGTCCCCTGCGGGTGGTGGCGGGTGGCCGCGCCCTGAAAGAGGGCAAGGTGGAAATCCAGGTGCGCAAGGGAGGAGATCCCATTCAGGCCCCGGTCGGCGAAGCCGTGGCCACCATGATCGCCCGCTTGCACGCCCTGCTCGCCGAAGAGTCCCAAGGCTGAAGTCCCGACCCATGCCCCCTTCATCCCCCCCTGCCGTGATCCAGGCCGCGGATGCGATCCGCGCGGCGGACGCCCTGCTGGTCACGGCGGGGGCCGGGATGGGGGTGGATTCGGGACTGCCGGACTTCCGGGGACAAAACGGATTCTGGCGGGCCTATCCGGCCATTGCCAAACTGGGTCTCTCCTTCCCCCAGATGGCCAATCCCGCCTGGTTCCACCGGGATCCCCGGCTGGCCTGGGCCTTTTATGGCCATCGGCTGGAACTGTACCGACGCATTCCCCCCCATGCGGGCTTTTCCCAACTGCTGGCACTCACACAAGACAAACCGGCAGGCGGATTTGTCCTCACCTCCAACGTGGATGGCCATTTCCAGCGGACCGGATGGAATCCCGATCGGGTTGTCGAATGCCATGGTTCGATCCATCACCTGCAATGTACCCATCCCTGCTCCGAAAAAATCTGGAGCGCGGAACAGACCGCAGTCTCCGTCGATCCGAAAACCTTTCGCGCCGTGGGCGCTCTGCCCACCTGTCCCGACTGCGGCGCCCTGGCCCGTCCCAACATCTTGATGTTTTCCGACGGCCACTGGCTGGAACAACGCAGCGCCCTTCAGGAAACACGGCTCAACCACTGGCTGTCCGGGCTGCGAGCCTCCCGCGCACAACTGACCATCATCGAAATCGGTGCCGGTCACGCAGTCCCCACCATCCGCCACAGCTCCGAATCCCTCGCCAACCGCCACGCCGCCACCCTGATCCGCATCAATCCACAAGACCACACGGTTCCAGGCACCCCCCACGTGGCCTTGGCCATGGGAGGCGCCGAAGGGATCGCAGCCATCTGGCGTCAAGTCTCCGACCCCACCGGATGATGATTCCGGTCCTCAATTTGCACCAACTTATTTGCAAAACCAATCATCCTGATCTATCATTGAATCAGTTGGTTATCATACACACCACGAATGGAAAAACAATCCCTGGAGGGGGTAAGGAAAATGGCCAAGGAACCGAAACGACACGGCATGCTGTGCAAGAATGAACACGACACCTTGCTTGCCATCAAGGTTTCACTCCTGACCCAGGTTTCGGGCGAATCAAAATTCAGCCACAACGTGTTCTGGATTTTCGACAATCTCCCCAATATGCACCATCACGAATTCAAGCCCAAAAAATGCGAAAAATGCAAAGGCAAGGATTGTGAGGCCTTCAAAAAATTGAAAGAGATCAAAAAACTGGTCGCCGACCCATCCACGGTCAACCAGGGCATCGACAAACTGACCGAAATCTACCGGATCCCCGCCCAACCGGAGTGAGACGGAAGAAAAATACGATACCACCCTGAAGGATCTGTTTGAACAACCCCCGCAAACGCTTCTGCAGATTCTGATTGGACGCCGGGCTGTCGCATTGCTTCCCGTGGAGTTCGCGTCAACCCAAAAAAGAATTCCCGATCTGGTATTCCGGCTGGATGACGGCTCGATTCTTCACCTGGAATTGCAAAGTTCCTCCGAACTCATGGACTGGCGAATGCTGATGTCCTACGCCCAAAATCAAAGCCGATGCTCTGACCAAGTTGATCCTTTTGTCCAGACTGCGGAGGCTGAAGAAATGTCACTGACATTCAATGTGATGGAAAACGACGTGCTGCGACCGTTGTTCATGAAGGCGTAACTGGACAGCCGGCAGGAAGGCCGGCAGAAAGGTCGGCAGGAAGAAGCCGCGTCCATGATTCTCAAACAGATGTATCGCAAATTCGGCTCCACCCCAGACTGGGTGACCGAAACGGTAAAGTCTGCCAGCCTGGAGCAGATCGAGGTGTGGAGCGACAACTTCGTCTTTGCCAATTCGGCGGATGAGGTGTTCGCCTCTTAAAGACCGGGGCCGCCACTGGCCTCAATGATCTTGCCCCCTCAATGTGAGGGGATTCAGGAACGTTGGTCCCGGTTATGACACCCCACCCCCCAACGCCTTGAAGAACTGAATCTGATTGATCAACAACCGCGCCCGGGCCATGCACAACTGCTGTTCGTTGGCGTGCAACTCCTGCTGGGCATCCAGAAGGGACTGGCGGCTGTCCAGACCGGCGCGATAACGCTTGTCGATCAACACCACCCGTCCTTTCTGGGCGTCGCGGGTGGCGGTGAGCGCCTTCAGACGCTCCTCCAGCACGCCACGGGAGGTCAAAGCGTCCGCCACTTCCCGGAAGGATTGTTGCACCACTTTTTCGTATTCGGCCAACAAGGCCTTGCGTTCCGCCTCGGCAGCGGCCAGTTCGTTCTGGCGGCGGGAAAAATCGAAAATCGGCAGATCGATCCGGGGCACGAAACTCCAGGCCATGGAACCGGATCCGAACAGGCCGCCCAAGGCCTGACTGGCGCTGCCCACCGAGGTGGTCAACAAAATGCGGGGCCAGAAGGCGGCGCGGGCGGCGTCGATGTTGGCGTTGGCCCCCAGCAGACGCTGTTCGGCGGCGCGCACGTCGGGACGCAAGGTCAATACCCGATCCGGCAACGCCAGACGCATCCGTCCCATCAAATCCAACTCCGCCAGGGTCGGCCAGGTCCAGGAGGGATCGGGTTCGGTTCCGGTCAACAGCCGCAGCGCGTTGAAGGCCAAAGATTCCTGACGGCGGGACTCGGCCAGATCGGCCCTCATCCCTTCCAGCACCATGGCGGCGCGCAAATCGGTCTGGGCCTGGGTCACACCCGCCCCCACCCGCTTCCGGGCCAAATCCCGGGACTCCTGCTGAATCGACAACGCGGCCTGAGCCAAAACGCTCCGCTCCACCATCTCCCGCCAACTGATGTAGGTCTCCACCACCTGGGAGATCAACACCACCCGCACCGCATAGGCGGCCTCACTGCTGGCCAGATAATTGGCCCGGGCCGACTCCTCCAGACTCGCCAGTCTGCCCCGCAAGTCCAGCTCGAAGGCGGGCAACGACAGCCCCATATCCTCCCGATGGGAGATCGCCGCCTGACCGGTGGAGGAGAGATCCGCCGGGGTGCGGGAGGCCTGATGACCGCCATCGGCTTGCAAAGTGGGCAGACCGGCGGATCCCGCCAGAC harbors:
- a CDS encoding flagellin FliC encodes the protein MTISINTNIAALLAARSVQSSSSALSQNIQRLSSGLKINSAKDDVGGLAVATRMMTQIRSLNVVKQNANEGVSVTDLAYTALEETTNAIQSIRDIAVEARSDSRSSSDREALQLTVSELLSEIQRIATATEYNNMTLLDGDFTNKSFQIGPNAGEVITITIATASLAGLAMGTNGVSVNVSTAASASHTIDIADSALDAVNTIRAQLSGIQRRFESIYNTSTATADAYTTARSGIMDTDVAMETTYMAQNSIIQQAGISVLAQANLQPQMLLKLLER
- a CDS encoding NAD(+)/NADH kinase — protein: MRHIGIITKRSEPRALEATRLLAEWLVERERTVTVVNEIASAASIPEGCAARRSQERLPEGQDLVVVIGGDGTFIAAARAVEEVDVPLMGVNMGRLGFLTDTSRDSMLAAMERVLAGEYRIEERMRLSVQVVRDGRIPLICRVLNDVVVHKGELARMMEFDVAMDDQFVFSSRADGLIVATPTGSTAYALSAGGPIVHPALNAILLVPICPHTLTNRPIVVPGTGTVRITVTANGVDRLLTLDGQAGFPLTDGDQILVRRSSHTLRVMHAPDRNHYTVLREKLRWGE
- a CDS encoding GTP cyclohydrolase I FolE2; this encodes MEPLLDVQSQPDDRRLDIDQVGVKGIRYPIVVKDRSRGKQRTVASINMYVNLPHHFKGTHMSRFLEVLAEHDEAISVDSLPDLLQKVRKRLTAEEAHIELEFPYFLRKSAPVSGAAALMDYRVRFVGTMQGENYQMILEVMVPVTTLCPCSKEISERGAHNQRSHVTVRVRFNRFVWVEEIIERVEANASCQLYPVLKRPDEKYVTEMAYDNPRFVEDMVRSVAADLENDPRISWFSVAAENFESIHNHSAYAFIQSGPESDSP
- a CDS encoding proline--tRNA ligase → MRFSVSLIPTLKEAPVEAHTASHRLMLRAGLIRPLGSGIYTWLPLGLKSLRKVEGIVREEMDAAGAQEVLMPAVQPAELWRESGRWDFYGKELLRLIDRHEREFCFGPTHEEVITDLARRELKSYRQLPINFYQIQTKFRDEIRPRFGIMRGREFLMKDAYSFDMDAAGLEVTYRGMYETYGRIFRRCGLRFRPVEADTGSIGGSASHEFHVLASSGEDVIASCSHCDYAANLEKAASGPLTAQTTTPDPQPLLQVATPGKKTIQDVSAFLQVGIERLVKTLVVEGDGQPYLLLVRGDHELNPIKAAAALGVHQLGVPEPGRIAELTGGLPVGFLGPVGTALPVLADSALEGSNAFICGANILDHHLTGVTWDRDLPRPRFADLRNVVPNDPCPRCTAGRLALDRGIEVGHVFKLGEKYSKALGVAVLDQEGKERTPIMGCYGIGVSRIVAAAIEQNHDDNGIIWPVALAPFEVEILLANPNDPLAKETAETLYADLRAKGIGVLLDDRDERLGIKFKDADLLGCPLRVVAGGRALKEGKVEIQVRKGGDPIQAPVGEAVATMIARLHALLAEESQG
- a CDS encoding NAD-dependent deacetylase; this encodes MPPSSPPAVIQAADAIRAADALLVTAGAGMGVDSGLPDFRGQNGFWRAYPAIAKLGLSFPQMANPAWFHRDPRLAWAFYGHRLELYRRIPPHAGFSQLLALTQDKPAGGFVLTSNVDGHFQRTGWNPDRVVECHGSIHHLQCTHPCSEKIWSAEQTAVSVDPKTFRAVGALPTCPDCGALARPNILMFSDGHWLEQRSALQETRLNHWLSGLRASRAQLTIIEIGAGHAVPTIRHSSESLANRHAATLIRINPQDHTVPGTPHVALAMGGAEGIAAIWRQVSDPTG
- a CDS encoding TolC family protein, yielding MFDRRLTWMVVLPWLVGCSLNAELSKPAPGIPGQWPGESAAQAGSATIEPHPVPWREFYTHPLLRRMIDASLENNRDLRAAAARMEKAAALLGLAGSAGLPTLQADGGHQASRTPADLSSTGQAAISHREDMGLSLPAFELDLRGRLASLEESARANYLASSEAAYAVRVVLISQVVETYISWREMVERSVLAQAALSIQQESRDLARKRVGAGVTQAQTDLRAAMVLEGMRADLAESRRQESLAFNALRLLTGTEPDPSWTWPTLAELDLMGRMRLALPDRVLTLRPDVRAAEQRLLGANANIDAARAAFWPRILLTTSVGSASQALGGLFGSGSMAWSFVPRIDLPIFDFSRRQNELAAAEAERKALLAEYEKVVQQSFREVADALTSRGVLEERLKALTATRDAQKGRVVLIDKRYRAGLDSRQSLLDAQQELHANEQQLCMARARLLINQIQFFKALGGGVS